The nucleotide sequence TAATGTGTATTAATGCGATTAATGAATACATAATACTGAGAATTGCGGGTTAAGTGATTCTTCTGCTGTCATCTATGAATTCATATTCGTTGGTGCAGAGCATAATTTATTATGATGATTTTGTtggtttatttatttgttttgtaGATATCTTCTTTATTATCTCATTTGAATTGTGAATACTGTACTTAATTTGACCTTAAATTATCGAAACAGTGAAATCTTTTTGTAGGGATTAATATGAATCTAACAACCGTCTTGTTTGTGAGCTGTGTTCGGTCATCTAAAATACCCCATTGCTGCTGCCCATCATCGATGAAATTCTATGGAACGGACGCACCAGATTGAACCACAACGTGATGCGGGTGGGCGAAAAGGCTGAGTCAAGGATTTTGAAGTCTCTTATTGGAACACTGATTTATCATGTAAAAACTTGGATCACTATGATTTATAGCTCTTAGAATTCCGTTCGACCAAACGCTGCTGCCTCCCACCTTATGTTTGGTTAAACGTCCGTGAGAGTCCTTATATAGTTTTGTTGTACTTTGAAAGAGCATTCTTCTCTTTACTACTTACTAATAGTCGGTCTGAAGTTCTTATTTGAACTAAGTAATATCGCAACGTTGAATCTCGTGCAAAAGCTTACTGACATCTGTTAGCCTACTGCTATCTTCATCGTCTTCCTCACCCAATAAGATCCATATTAAGctttttaatcaatttttttgTGAAATAATGTCGTGGTAACGTAAAATTTGTGGGTAAATCATGTTTTATCTTTCTTGGGTTAAACGATATTGATGATTAATCGGGTTTTGatcttttatttggctatgaGATTAAGCATGTGTCAGGTCATATTTAAGTTCAAATAGGATGAAACAGGTACTGTTTTCTGCGCATCGCAATTCCTAATATTTCCCTATTCATCGAATGTGTTCGTTTTGTGTTGTTGTCCACGAGAGTCGTGAAATAAATGGCGTGGAAAAGGGTGTTATGAAGGCTGTATAAATATATTACTCGCCTAGTATAAAACTACAAGCGACCAGCATGTAGATCTGTACATATATCAACTCGCTAACCCCTTCCATGCATTCCGACGAGGCGTTCGACAAAAATAATACCCCTTTTTCTTGCCGCAAGTTGTCTATCGCTTAGTCACATGCGTGAGATGGCCTGTGTGCCTGTGACACAAGGAGCCAAGTCACAAGCCAACAAAGCCTCCGCCTCCATCCCAGATTCCTTCCTACAGTTGCCTTATTTTACGACATGGTGTATCCATGTTGTTGCGACTTGTAGCCCCCTTTCCTTCTCATATGTGGCAATCAAATTGGTGGGCGTGTTTTGGTGCTCGTTTATAGAGGAAGAGAGCATCTCCATGCACTTCGTTTTCCGTAAGAACAAGTGGTACGAATATACTGTGCACCGTTCAAAGTGCTCGTTAAATGCAAACCGACCGTTGGTAATTAAGATGTTACAGCACCCTAATTTGCTGTTAATCGAAGTGTTTAGGCTGCATACGGTGTTGATATGAATAATCCACTCACTAATCCTTCCGAAGAGTAGGCACTAAATATATGGATCACGAGCCACACCGCCATCGTTGGCTGAAGCATCCATTGAGGAGGGAGGGAGACAAGCACATGCAAACAGGCGTTGAcgatggagaagtccaacagtaAAAGAAGCAGTAGCAGCAGCGGCAATCTGAAGCATCGGTTTGCTCAGCTGCTGCTCGGCTCCTCGTGCTCCACCACCATTGCGGCCGCCATCCTTGGCAAGACCAGCGCCGGCCCGCAGCACCCGGAGGCCGAGGAGCCCGGTCCGGGTCGCCGCAAGCACGATGTGGGTGTCGTGCATGTCCCTGTCCACTGCAGCGCCCGCCAGGTTTCCGAGCAGTTCCTTCCTCTGATGACCAAGGAAGAGGAGGTAGAAGAGGAAGGgaatgagaagaagaaggagaggaggagggcTGTGATCGGGTCTGTGAACTACTATGATGCTAAGCAGAGGAGCAAGAAGGCTTGTGGGAGTAGGCCGAAGGGTCGGAGAGTGGAAGCAAAGAAGCTGTTGTCCAACTCTTATGGATTCACCAGCTCTTCTTCCTTGGATGCCGAGAACGAACTCCGTCTCTTCAGCAGCGACGAAGCGCCGGAGGAAGAGTCCGGGACTCTGTTCTCCTCAAAGAGCTTCTCCTCCGACTCCTCCGAGTTCTACCACCACAGCAGGAAGAAGAACAAGAGGAGGAGCAAGTGCATGAAGTCCACCCGGCGGCCGCCGAGAAGGCACGCGAAGCACGTCCGAGGGCGTTCCTGCGGTGGGATCGACCAACTGCGGCCGCTGGTCTCCATCTCCTCGAAGGAGAAGAAGGGGACGCCCAGCGCAGGGTTCGCGGTGGTCACGCGGTCCTGCGACCCCTACAACGACTTCCGGAGCTCCATGGTGGAGATGATCGTGGAGCGCGGCATGAGCAGAGCTCGCGACCTGGAGCGCCTCCTCAACTCCTACCTCTCCCTGAACTCCCCTCGCCACCACCAAGTCATCCTCGAGGCATTTGCCGACATATGGGAAGCAATCTTCGGCAAATAGCAGATTTAGCAGCGTAGATCAtagccttcctcctcctcctgttgTTCTTCCAACCACCAATCTCATGGTGTAATCGACGGTTAATCCGTTCTGTTCTTCGCCATTGTTGCTGTGTCTTATCGAAACGCGTTCTGTTTGGCTTTCGATTGCTGGACCCATGCAATGAACCGAGCGTGCGTGACGTGCACTTTCCTACTCGAGTTATTGTTGAAAAATATAACCAAGAATAGAATGAAAATACAAATAACAAATACAATATTAAGAATACTATAAGGAAATATAGTTAAGCTTGAAATGTGTATAAATACTTTcttaaaaatgatatttgtatATTCTTCTCAACAAGATTACTATGGGTTGGATGTAAATAATTTTAGATTGCTATGTGTTCGATGTAAATAATTTTAGTCGATATGATAAACCTTTAGAAGATCTATATTAAGCAAACAATAAAAAATCTTCaaagaggaattagagaatgtctaaTTCAATTATTTAGAGAGTtatcaagaaagaaagaagaacaatATGAAAAAAATGTGTTGATAATTTACACTcatacctatttatagatatttttataaaagacacaatctttgaaaaataactataaAGGAAACcatattttcaaataaatcttttgaaaagaatttttttttcaatttgaataatttataataatccctcacttattcaaatttaaaattttctccaagtgattaaatagtatttataaataaaataatatatatttcgatttgaatattaccttagtgtaagcatcacaaaATGAAGTCGAAATCTCAAATAGCATAAAAGTTTTCAATTTATTATTCCTAATGACAACACTACTGATACTACACATATAAATATAACATCCTTGTATTCCTTATAAATTCTTGCTCAAGTCCTAATATGGCCTTAGGCACATCtaagttcatgaacttttatgagagaaactccaactctcaatggaagcggcaccacttctaagttcatataggtgaagttcttacAGTATCttagtcactctttgagatagttGTCCTAACTTGACTaaacttcattaagagtataattaactcaaccctcattcggtGATAACCAGCACTTTAACATTTTTAGATgggattcataaaatatttctaagtgctgaaccactccacatgtaatgacttgttcttaccttttgaactcttcattactcatttcataatatTGAGTAGAGTTGATATCATTGGCGGATCTTTTATTGAAGGAGTTTTAGCTCCATctattttgatgttgatcttacaacttctcttatAAAAGGTTTGGTGAACGGATCAACTAAATTCttacttgttttcacaaatgtgagtgaaataatctcacatttaaaaatataagattatTGCCTGTTTGAATATGTTCgctaatgaaaataatagaagataagaaaagaagatttattaaagaagtgaaaaagcttaaatacattaacatgtccctttcTAACATGTATTTAAgttttttcacttcttcaataaagcttcttcaataattgttcaaatcttctattatttctatcatggtattaaagcagtgagaaaagcaaagcttcgctcttgccttcggccagtgaccaacgtcgctgagaaaagcaaagcttcgcccttgcctttggccagcgaccaatgcTGTTGTAGtcaaattcctaagaggctccgtggccaatcctcatcttcctcaccgcgataATCTTTGTTGATTTGCCAACAATcgacggacttaaggagaacgatggGCGGACTTAAGGGGAACAAaaggaacgcctgtgccctcacagcaacagcaatcgcagcagcagcgatctgctcttgctctactcacgactctcgctcgtaaaccattctttgtatcgatcatccaagattggtatccttgacaaatccttcctcctaatttgtataaataggagagggacatattaatgtatttaagttttttcacttcttcaataaagcttcttcaataaaactttttcaataattgttcttatcttctattatttttatcatggtatcagagccattcgcagtttcacagtctgaaatagtttatacttacacatgcatggcttaatctttgaaacAACCAATctcttagtgatgaagaagttactgtccattgaagaattgagagaatgaaaaaaaacatacttcaattagtatcatatgaagtctatttatacatggtgaaagataagatttctttaactgagcaaaGAGATTGCCTcatacagttgaggaaatctcatctgctatgtagttgaggaaatctttctGTTATCAGAGGAAAtatctctgttatcatgcccccgcaagatcgagctcctgttaaggataccgatcttgggccgatgcaacaaaaatagtttgcgggctagaggcttcgtgagtgagtctgctagttgatcagccgcATGAatatgagagacacgaagttgatgtttgacaacttgatctcacacgaagtgaaagtcgatggcaatgtgtttcatgtgtgagtggaacactggattgacacataagtaggcagccccaacattgtcacaatatattgtaggagtatgggTAGAGCTGATTTTGAggtccttgaggagatttgtgaccCAGTTGAGTTCAACAGCAAcggtagcaatagcacgatattcagcttcagttgtagaccgggccattgtcttttgtttcttagaactccgactgattggattagacccaagaaaggccacataccctgacgtggaggttctatcatcttaagtgattcactagtagagagatgagtagcaacttctttcgtatcctacatatttgtctttgataataaatcttgaatatactttctttgtgagagGAGGAGACCTGAGGATATAAATGTTGCTTCtattcccaaaaagtagctcaagggtcctaaatctttgagggagaatcaatTAGCCAATTACTTTAAAAATGTCTGAATTTCCAAGGGATCATTACctataacaataatatcatctacatatactagaagatatattgtatttccatgttgttgccgtaggaataaagaggtattatacttggagttgatgaagccaattgatattaGAAACGATCCAaattcagtataccaagctcgtgGAGCTTGAcagagtccataaatggctttttgtaatttgcaaacatgtctcggatactaGTGATGAAGAAAGccagggggttgctgcataaagacatcttcagttaaagtcccctgtaaaaaggcattattaacgtcCAATTGTCGTAAGTGCCAGCTtttggagatggccaaacttagaataagccgaattattgtgggtttaactacaggactaaaagtctctgtgaagtcaactctaggtcgttgatgaaaccctttagctactaatcgtgctttatatcgagcaaaGGACCCGtcggggttccgcttaattcggaagacccatttacacccgatgatattttgtgtaggatgaaaaATGTACtagagtccatgtggagttataGAGAAgagcatattcttcacacatgactttacgctagtgaggagatttttgggcttgagtaattgtggtgggttcactggtctcgggagaggatttggtgatagcatacaggtcgagaacctgacgtggtttaaagataccactttttgagtatgttgtcattggatgtctaggaactGGAAGTTGTGGtattggtatgggtggtggagaggcatcgacaGGGGTCGGGATAGGCTGAGATACATTAGTGGTACTAGGTAAAGAAGGTTGTTGTGATTCTGAGGATATTATGTTAGTAGTAGGGgaggcttgtgaagaaggaagatgagaaggaaTGGAGGGAATGGGAAGCTGTTGAACTGGGAGACTAGATtgtatactccagtgatgtatatttgttggagtggCCGGCATGataggagactcatggttttgaaatggaaaggcagactccacaaaaataacatgacgtgaaataaagactttttgagtttttggttcgtagcatcgaaaggcattatgtttaagagaatatcctatgaagatgcaaggTGTAGATCTTAGCACtatcttatgtgaggcatagggacgtagccacggataacataaacaaccaaatattcagagtttttgaaggtttggggatttagaaaatagtttttcaaatggagactaGTATTGGAGAACTGGAGTGGGcagacgattaataaggtagacgacaATTTGAAAGGCTACAGACCAAAAGGTtgctggcatggaggcttgatgtagaagcgtGAGACCAGTTTCTACAATATGTCGATGTTTACGTtcagcagaaccaactagttgaggagtgtgtgggggtgacttaaggtgttggataccacagattgagagataggatgtgagagcttgatattcacccccaccatcagagtagactgttttaattatagactgaaagaagttttcgaccaactttttaaagttggtaaaaATTATTGAAACTTCTGACTTATGACGGAGAGGAtaaatccatgtgtacttagtaaaatagtctataaaaatgacataaaatctaaacttgtcaaaggaagtgacgggaacaggaccccaaacattagtataaataa is from Musa acuminata AAA Group cultivar baxijiao chromosome BXJ1-6, Cavendish_Baxijiao_AAA, whole genome shotgun sequence and encodes:
- the LOC103988830 gene encoding transcription repressor OFP7-like, coding for MEKSNSKRSSSSSGNLKHRFAQLLLGSSCSTTIAAAILGKTSAGPQHPEAEEPGPGRRKHDVGVVHVPVHCSARQVSEQFLPLMTKEEEVEEEGNEKKKERRRAVIGSVNYYDAKQRSKKACGSRPKGRRVEAKKLLSNSYGFTSSSSLDAENELRLFSSDEAPEEESGTLFSSKSFSSDSSEFYHHSRKKNKRRSKCMKSTRRPPRRHAKHVRGRSCGGIDQLRPLVSISSKEKKGTPSAGFAVVTRSCDPYNDFRSSMVEMIVERGMSRARDLERLLNSYLSLNSPRHHQVILEAFADIWEAIFGK